Proteins from one Nicotiana tabacum cultivar K326 chromosome 23, ASM71507v2, whole genome shotgun sequence genomic window:
- the LOC107825298 gene encoding UV-B-induced protein At3g17800, chloroplastic: protein MQMTGIFADVSVVLPSNAGGGLKQFHAFSEPTKSFLSHSFSKSSPFSVPRLGIGPGKAQTRNWMIRATSSGSSGGDLVPVAPVQLESAVGQFLAQMLQTHPHLLPAAIEQQLENLQNERDTQLKENQPSSKDVLHKRIAEVREKERRKVLEEILYCLSVHKFVDNEISLIPKISETSDPTGSVGFWPNQEQKLESIHSADAFEMILSHISIVLGEREVGPLDSIVQISKVKLGKLYAASIMYGYFLKRVDERYQLERSMSKPPESFQISTNPDEPAAPRQLWDPESLIEIYPEDGDREGLADSDIEGKSQRLRSYVMYLDAETLQRYATLRSKEAISVIEKQTQALFGQPDIKVSDDGTLDVSNDEVLSVTYSGLTMLVLEAVAFGSFLWEAESYVESKYHIINN from the exons ATGCAAATGACCGGAATATTCGCCGACGTGTCCGTTGTTCTCCCGTCCAATGCCGGCGGCGGTTTGAAACAGTTCCACGCATTCTCCGAGCCCACCAAATCCTTCCTCTCTCATTCTTTCTCCAAA AGCTCCCCTTTTTCTGTCCCGAGGCTAGGAATTGGGCCAGGAAAGGCCCAAACCAGAAACTGGATGATAAGAGCTACATCATCAGGAagttcaggaggtgatttggtcCCAGTTGCTCCTGTTCAGTTGGAGTCTGCTGTTGGTCAGTTTTTAGCACAGATGTTACAAACCCATCCGCATTTGCTCCCTGCAGCTATTGAACAGCAGCTGGAGAACCTTCAAAATGAACGGGATACCCAATTAAAGGAAAATCAGCCTTCGTCCAAAGATGTCCTCCATAA GAGAATAGCTGAAGTTAGAGAGAAGGAAAGGCGGAAAGTGTTAGAGGAGATTCTATACTGCTTAAGTGTACATAAATTTGTAGACAATGAAATTTCGTTGATCCCAAAAATATCTGAAACATCAGATCCTACTGGAAGTGTGGGTTTTTGGCCAAATCAAGAGCAGAAGCTAGAATCTATTCACTCCGCTGATGCATTTGAAATGATCCTAAGCCACATATCTATAGTTCTTGGTGAGCGTGAAGTGGGGCCTCTTGATAGCATTGTTCAAATTAgcaaagtcaaacttggtaagCTCTATGCTGCTTCTATTATGTATGGATATTTCCTCAAAAGGGTTGACGAACGTTATCAACTCGAGAGGAGTATGAGTAAGCCTCCTGAGAGTTTCCAGATCTCAACGAATCCTGATGAGCCAGCAGCACCAAGACAACTATGGGATCCGGAGTCATTGATAGAAATTTACCCTGAAGATGGTGACAGAGAAGGTTTAGCGGATTCTGATATTGAGGGTAAATCACAAAGGCTGAGATCTTATGTGATGTATTTGGATGCGGAGACACTACAGAGATATGCAACCTTAAGATCAAAGGAAGCAATTTCTGTGATTGAAAAGCAGACGCAAGCATTGTTTGGACAGCCTGATATTAAAGTTTCTGACGATGGTACGCTAGATGTATCTAATGATGAAGTTCTCTCTGTTACATACTCTGGTTTGACAATGCTGGTTCTGGAGGCAGTTGCTTTTGGATCATTTTTATGGGAGGCAGAAAGCTATGTTGAATCTAAATACCATATCATTAATAACTAG